A window of Centropristis striata isolate RG_2023a ecotype Rhode Island chromosome 13, C.striata_1.0, whole genome shotgun sequence genomic DNA:
GAGCTGATGATGATCCAGAACGCCCAGATGCACCAGGTCATCATGAATAATATGACCATGTCAGCTCTCAGCTCATTCGGATACTCCAGCCCTGCGCCGGGCCCTGCGGTGGGTATCAGACAAGGATCAGGGTCAGTTCAGTCAATAAACTGAGTctgattttattaaaatgaGCTTTGACttttgaattgaaatgaatTTGGTCATAACTTGCAATATGAGATAGGGTGTGAATGTTCCACCTTTATCTTGATATATcaatgcaggaaaaaaataatttaattctaCTACACACAAGACACAGAATCAAATTCTTCAACTCCATATGAACAAACAATCTCTGGTTTTATTATTGCATCCATAATGAATTTTCCTCCTAGCTCACTGTTAATGTTTTGAAGATCAAATgtgctgatttaaaaaaaaaaaagtgtttaactTCTATTTGTTGAATGGAACTGGAAAACTATGGACATAATCCAGGAAGGAGTCAGACCTAATTTAATTTCATCTGAcagttttaaatttaaatattaagaGTCAAGAATCCACCTTGATGTCATTCTTTATAAATAAGTAAGCGTTTTCCTGACTTTTCTTACAATAAAGACAGAGTTACTAGACTAAAACTTCAGCAGTGAAACTGTTCTAATGATCtgagtcctgcattcaaaataaaactggaCTGTTTTTCTCCTCCAGTGTCAGACTCCCAGAGACCTGGTTATAATTCAAGAGAATGAGACTGACCCAGAGGTATACCACCACTATTACCAGCCTGCCCCTCATCTGTCCTACCCTGCATGGCTGCTGCCTGGGGCCACAGTGGTCTACCAAGACCCCAACAAACCCACATCCACTCCTCCACACAGAGACAGGTGATCAGAGCTCCTGCGTGGCCATTACATTCCATTATTTTCACTGGAGTTTTAGGTGGGAAATTGTTGAGTGCAGCTACTTTTGATACATGTAAAGCCATAAAATCGCCTTGCCAGGTGGTTATCAGACTGAGCACATACCTGTTGCTAGTCAGTTCCTTGTTTCTGTGCACTGTCAATTTGGGTAGCTGTGTTGTCCCTCTCAAAAATAAGTTTCAGATCCTAAAAAGTCAGTTATTGACCCCCAAAAATACCCCCTCTGAACCTTCAGCGCACACTGGAAGGTAAACTTTGTTGACAGgcttacattttaaagttagCTTAGCGGTTAACGTtgccgtttttttaaaaacggaAACGCACTCTACGttaaatttgattattttaccAGCGGTTTGAATCAAACAATATCCACCAAGGTGTTTCATTTCcagtttttcttgaaaataacgaCTTTAAAATTCATGTGTTGTTGATAATCCAGTTACTATTTTCTAAAAGTAATACCAgagccatctttttttttttacacgatgatgagattcttcagtgATTTCAAACAATTAGTACTAgcaatgttatgatactatattatatacaaggagcacacctacaacaagcattccttttcaagtatttatttatacagcaacctatgccctttaacctcagaatgtgtgtgtgtgtttgtgaaacgtgtatctggaggagtgtgcgcgcttacgtgcgcatttgtgtgtgtgtgtgtgtgtgtgtgtgtgtgaagcatggggtattttatgccagcgcaCTATACTAAAAcacgtgtacagcgcctatgcgatgacatcaaacctctaacgtgcgcatgtaaattccattcgctttcaatggacagacgagcgtcacgtaggcgtcatgcagacgtcacgcagacgctgcacATGCGTTGTTGTACATATGCCTACGTGatggctgcgtgacgggtgaactacgcttcaaatacgtgacatgaagacccgcaagactgttaagtacaattctacatgagcGTACAAACACacgctgtgtagtgtgtgtggaaATCAAATAGGGATGGGTCTTTCGTGCCGTGCCACttgcgaacgtagtggacgcctgtgcgcacgctcgtctcaatgtacaaataattatttactttacaatttttttgttgaacagctgcttcgcttcacaattaaagcagtTCATGTATCACCAAGAGAGACCGATGAGACAGTTTGGGCTGTTTCAAGTCTACACGTGCACacgttaaggcgtctgaagcgttggatttaggacaataacacataCGCgttaacgcgtgtacgcctgtAACATTATATCAGGACTGGACCATTGCTCaggaacaaactgaggaagaggctgtgcgCATTTACGCACgaggtccactggatcatcaggacctgTCAGTTATTAATTTTCGATGTTCTGCAGAATAActacacagatcagctgttacacagagtctcaggttcatacgggattgtttataagaaagcagaaatCATAGATGAAccccaagccccaacagagctgtcaggatatttcgagtattttcaggcccgtttttagtttcttgataatgaaatctctctctctctctctctaggtttgaatgatatcgaattgatatttaatgatagcaagggtgaaagggataattaaaataatttcagctacttaaaaatagtaatagtaaagtgtgacgctcacagccagttcccagcttcgggcgcagacatacagttcattgcgcaccagctgtaattaggtaggtctcctggcctcaaacagaaagcatttttggcaaaaccataatacctatcattgatcccacttcactttgagtgtcctgagtcCTCCCTTAACAGCTACATATGgtatttgtgaagaaaaatgaagaaatagctttgtaagagcgatctgaaaaacagttaaatatgcttttctacagtaatcttcctgcatttttaatatgggagtcaaaggggctgttggtgtgtgttggtggcgcatctgtgcatcctacacccaaactataactctgacagctttaccagaggattgtgagggagaagacaaattttcccacgtttatatgtataaattatctctgtagagtggaaattgcagcctggagcgcagttttcaaatgtattttttgacagtttttttctctccctctacactctgagcgatgacatcacacacactaacacgaacattccatgcaatacacacccattataatctcagaatttctccaaaaatgatcatggtcattgaacagggattgataaaaaaaactatatgccatatcgaaacgtggattaatacaccaatacacaagacttgtgtctactgtttaaagtttaaatggagtctctagggtGAAATTAttagaagtaga
This region includes:
- the LOC131983373 gene encoding proline-rich protein 29-like, yielding MAWTEDIYPHFEPYDPRAFQIFPAPQQPTTILQQLPATMMPPGSASISPGGHVKEDLVELMMIQNAQMHQVIMNNMTMSALSSFGYSSPAPGPATPRDLVIIQENETDPEVYHHYYQPAPHLSYPAWLLPGATVVYQDPNKPTSTPPHRDRPAPPRSNTDAVRADVTPAAENNSAAEPEAEKKRG